The Gemmatimonadota bacterium genome includes the window CGTGCCATCTTTGGCAAGTTCTACCCTGCCCAGCTTGCGAGAAACCGCGCTGGTAAATGCCCCTTTCTCGTGACCAAAAAGTTCATTATCGATCAATGCTTCGGGCAATGCACCGCAACTGACCTCTATAAAAGGCCCTTCGCTATTAGCACTCAGCGCGTGTAGTGTCCGAGCAGCCAGTCCCTTGCCCACACCTGTCTCGCCCAGAATCAGCACGGTTATATCGGTAGGTGCAATTTGTTCAAGATGGAATTGAAACTGGTGCAGGACCGCACTATGACCGATAAACTCCTGGCTTTCTCGACGGTTGATGACATCGGTCAATGCTTCGATACGCGGGTCTGCCGTGATCGAGAGGCGTGCTTGCGCTATCTCTGAGTAATTGAGATCGCGATCTATCGCCCTGACCTGAAAGGTGTAATCGCCCGGCGGCAAGTCCCGGTAATGCGCCTTCATTTCTCGGGTCGGTAGCTGCCAGTCGGCATCATAACCCTTCAGGCGATAGATGTAGAGCATGTCGCTGGGATGGGTGGAAAAACTCATGCCTTTATACTCGAAAATCACATTCTGGTCTGTCTTAGATACAATGACTTCCTCCAGGTTCTTAGAGACCTTATCGGCAATCACCTGAAACAAGCGAATCCGGGGCGGAGTTTGTCGCAGGCGGTAGCGTATGACAGAACCCAGAAGCGTGCCAAAATAGAACGTTCCATCGCGGTCTCCGAGTATCCGACAAACCGGTCCTATATGCGGTGAGTTGATGGTCTGGAAAAGCTGACCATCAAAGTGAGCTACCCCCCCATCTGTGCCGAGCCAAAGGTGTCCTTGTCGATCCTCAAACAAGCAACGGATGCGGTTGCTCGGCAAGCCGTCTTCCGTCGTGAAGGTCTGGAAGGTGCTGCCATCAAAGCGACAAAGACCACCCAGAGTAGCGATCCACAGGTTTCCGTCACGGTCTTCTATAAGATCTGTGACCCTATCGTCAATTAGCCCATCTTCAATTCCATAAAATTTAAGTCCATCTTCGAGATGCCAGCGCGCGAAGCCCTTGTAGGTATCTGAAAGTTTTTTTTCAGATAGATGAAAGTAGATCTCGCTGTTACGTCCGACAACCACAGTGCCAATGCGGTCTAAGACATCTTTCTTTTTTTCCTCCAAAAAAATGGTTTGGAATGCCTCATCCCGCTGGTAAATGAGCTTTAATGGACTGCCCGAAAGTTCTTTTTTTTTCAATTCAGTTTTATAGATGCTCTTTTCCCAATAGCCGAAAAGAAATTGA containing:
- a CDS encoding sigma 54-interacting transcriptional regulator, with amino-acid sequence NGLFRYDGQKLKKMKIAAGSDDRSISAIAQDLQGQFLFGYWEKSIYKTELKKKELSGSPLKLIYQRDEAFQTIFLEEKKKDVLDRIGTVVVGRNSEIYFHLSEKKLSDTYKGFARWHLEDGLKFYGIEDGLIDDRVTDLIEDRDGNLWIATLGGLCRFDGSTFQTFTTEDGLPSNRIRCLFEDRQGHLWLGTDGGVAHFDGQLFQTINSPHIGPVCRILGDRDGTFYFGTLLGSVIRYRLRQTPPRIRLFQVIADKVSKNLEEVIVSKTDQNVIFEYKGMSFSTHPSDMLYIYRLKGYDADWQLPTREMKAHYRDLPPGDYTFQVRAIDRDLNYSEIAQARLSITADPRIEALTDVINRRESQEFIGHSAVLHQFQFHLEQIAPTDITVLILGETGVGKGLAARTLHALSANSEGPFIEVSCGALPEALIDNELFGHEKGAFTSAVSRKLGRVELAKDGTLFLDEIGDMALETQVKLLRLLEEGTFERLGDGQTLTAQTRIVAATNRDLEEMVSAGDFREDLYYRLNAFPMYLPPLRERKEDIPELAEFFKNRMATHLGKQISPLAVEVIEVLQAYDWPGNVRELEHTIQRAVIVCHGSQIKEGDLGMNYSQRPGSTPRQSTLSASQEREVVPLDEFERRYILGVLEATNYQIKGASGAATLLGLPPSTLYNKMKKLGIKK